The Leopardus geoffroyi isolate Oge1 chromosome D3, O.geoffroyi_Oge1_pat1.0, whole genome shotgun sequence region GGTGGCGTCCTGGGGCAAGAAATGCCTTTCATCTCACACGACTGTCACTATGAAGGCTACATAGAAGGAGTCCCGGgttcttttgtttctctcaacACCTGTTCAGGCCTCAGGGGCATCCTGATTAAGGAGGGGAAACCCTATGGCATTAAGCCCAAGGACACTTCGAAACGCTCTGAACATGTGTTGTACACGATGGCACACCAAGCTCGAGTCTCCTGTGGGGTCACTTCCGAAGGCAGCCAAGTGGCGCCTGCCAGCCGGCAGCAGGGGAGCAGGAAGCCTCACAGTCCACAGGCACCGTCCTCCTTTTGGTCACACCCCAAGTACGTGGAGATGTTTGTCGTGGTCAACAACCAGCGGTTCCAAATGTGGGGCAGTGACGTCAGTGAGACAGTCCAGAGGGTCATGGACATCACCGCTCTGGCCAACAGCTTCACCAGGGGGATAAACACAGAGGTGGTGCTGGCTGGAATGGAGATTTGGACCGAGGGGGACCTCATAGAAGTGCCGGCGGACTTGCAAGTTACACTCGGGAATTTCAACAGCTGGAGACAGGAGAAGCTCTCCCGTCGTGTGAAGCACGATGTTGCCCACATGATCGTTGGACATCATCCTGAAGGAGACGAGGGACAGGCATTTCTCAGTGGTGCCTGTTCAAGTGGCTTTGCGGCAGCCGTTGAGTCCTTCCATCATGAAGACGTCCTCCTGTTTGCAGCGCTCATGGCCCATGAGCTTGGGCACAACTTGGGTATTCGGCACGACCACTCGGCCTGCGCTTGTAGAGATAAACGCTTGTGCCTCATGCGTGAAAATATCACCAAAGAAGGTGGCTTCAGCAACTGCAGCTCGGATTACTTCTACCAGTTCCTCCGGGAACACAAAGGGGGCTGCCTATTTAACAAGCCTCGGCCCCAACATCGCCTGCGTAGGAATGCAGAGTGTGGAAATGGTGTGTTGGAGGACAATGAGGAGTGTGACTGCGGACCTGACTGTGGTGATCACCGGTGCTGTGACCAAACATGTAGGCTGAAGGAAAATGCAAAGTGTAGTGGACCCTGCTGTAATGAAACATGTGGATTTGCAGAAAAGGGATTCATATGTCGTCCTGCTCTTGGAGAGTGTGACCTTCCTGAATATTGTGATGGTACGACTGCAATATGCCCCCACGACACATACAAGCAAGATGGTACAACTTGTGAAAGAGTTCACTATTGTGTTCAGGGTGTGTGCAGGACCCCGGATATTCAATGTCTACATGTTTTTGGGTACCCTGCAAGGTCTGCCCCAGAAGACTGTTACATTTCCATGAACACCAAAGGAGACCGATTTGGAAACTGTGGCTTTCCCACATCACCTAGGTCAGAATACATTAAATGTGAGGATGAAAACATATATTGTGGGAAAATCATATGTACAAATATTAAACATGTACCAGAAATTAAACCTAATCAAACAATGATTCAGGTCCCTCATAAAGATGATTTCTGCTGGAGCATGGATGTCTATGACATTACTGATATCCCTGATAATGGATATGTGCACATTGGCACTCTTTGTGCCCCAGAGAAAATCTGTATGAATCGCTCCTGCACTGATCATGCTGTGCTCAACTACGACTGTGAACCGAAAGAAATGTGTAATGGGAGAGGAGTTTGCAACAATTTAAAGCACTGCCATTGTGAGGCTGGCTATGCACCCCCCAACTGCAAAACTGCAGGAAATGGGGGTAGTGTGGACAGTGGCTCTCCTAGTGCACCACACCCAGGTGAAACTCAAAACACTACCACTGttcacaaagataaagaaaatttctCAGACTATTTGCTCATATTACTCCTGATACTTTTGGGCACAGTATTGATAATTGTTTGTGTCATCATCCTTTGTAAATGTACAAAAGAAGCTCATCCAGAACCCACAGAAAAGGGTCCAGAAAAGGCTGTGGTAAAGCCCCCAGAGCCTGAAATACCTGCTGCAGAAGAGGCAGCTGAAGAGCCTCcatcagaagagaaagagaaagagaaagagaaagagaaagagaaagagaaagaggaagaggaagaggaagaggaaaaggaggaggaggaagaggaggaagaggaagaggaggaatcaGAGACATAAGAGGGAGGAAGAAGTCAAATACATCAAACATCTCAAGCACTGAGTGGGAATGAAAGGCTCAGGGATGTATAGGTGAAGTGGGAATTGATAGCTCCAGTGGCTCTAACTAGAATTATTCAGTCCATAAAAATATCCTAATGTAGGAGCAGGGATTCATCtgcttttattattcattttagtaactgaggttttatttatttaatatagtaaATGTTTTACTACTTCTTACTTTTCCACGTTTCATTTGAACTCTTCATATGCATCTATAGACATCGTTGTCTGCCTTGggccatttttttccattcaccaGGAACTTTTTTAGGACACGTCATCTTTCATGTAAGCTGTTTGACATACATTACCACATGTacctacatttattattttcacttgttttttcaTTGCAATACCACTACATATTATGAGGACAGTTTTTAATGTGAGCAATTTGCCCTATAAATGTGCATTCAGAAAACGAGGAGTGTttaaatccaaaaataaataaaactttattcagaTTATACATCTCTTCAGATTCCACTTGGCATAGTTATTGAGTCTACTTTGTTCTGGGACTCTGTGGGATGTACTATACCTGGTAAACCAGAAGACCCTGATTGTCAAGGGGCAAGTGTTGAAGTCATGTACCTTATCAAATCTGGCAGATGTTTAAtatgacatatgtatatacaatttaTTACTTCCTGGTATTTCCAAGACCTTCCTATAGCCATCCTCACTCTTTATCGAaaaggtttcatttctttttcttttagagaagcTTTCATAGCATTTCCTCTGTACTAATCTTCATGGGATGAATTTCAGATCTCCAAATATCTCATGTCTGATGAACATCATGTAGACTTAGCAAACTCTATTTATACTAATTTTATAATAGTATAGAGGCCCCTACCACAGTGCTAAGTATATGTACAAAACtaaaattttgtctatttttaaaatttattgaaactaaTAACTTGTTGACTGACATCTGAAGCAATCTCTCCAATTACAGGTAATGGAGCTTAGAGGTGGTAGATATTACTTGGTGAAGACAGCACAAAGCAAGTGTAATATTAATGCTATTCATTCTGTGCTAGGAACTGTATTAAATACTTTGCATTCATTGTCTCAACTTAATCCTCCCAACTTCCCTATGAAACCTCCATCTTGTTCATgaggaagcaaagaaaatttgCTCTAGATCTGGTTAAGTAGTAGAACCTGTATCTTTCCTCAGGTATGACTCAGtctccattttccatttcttcatgagCTTTTTCCTGTGGTAAAAAGTGATGGGGAAGACACTCAATAGGTATATGCCCCTAATTGACCTCTATTATGAATTCCAAAATTGTGTAATCATTATTgatgaaaatgtcttttctccTATTACATCCTGACATCATGGAATGGTCATCTTATTTAGTGTTGAttgtagatgcttaataaatgtttatccaGTGAATAATTAAATGGTGCTAACCATAAAATATAGGGCCAGATTCATTCCCTGGGCAGAAGGTCTCTTGCTACTCCTTAACACAAGTGAAATCTAGACACAATATCAATTgctaaacatttataaattgtcAAGTAATCAAAAGTTTATAAAATCTCAAATTCCAGCAAATGAAGTTTGAACCAGATTATGATAGTCTATGGTAGGGCAGGTGGCCGGTTTTAATGTGGGCAGGAGAAAGCAGATGTAACTTGGGCTATGAAATCTCCGTGTTCCAAGGGTCCGAGTTTCTTGTAAAGCTCAGGTGACAATTCCGCATTGTGTGTACTCTAGAAAGCACACCTTTTCACCTGACTCCCCTCCCCATCTGAGGGATTCTGACGAATACTTGTAGCACTATCCAATAATCTGTGTCAGTAGTCAACAGACAGCTGCTTTCCTAAAACTTCTGATGGTGACCCGCTTCTATATTTTGCCCATCTTTCCTGGTCAACTATTGTCCTTTCTGTGCTGCCTTAGGCGAGCGGAGACCCAGGCCCTTCCCTTAGTTCGTCAAAGCACAGCTCCATCCAGGCTCTACATTTTTATCTACATTTATGGTTGAGgggaacaaagagaaattataatatggaaaagaaaaacatttggatGCTGCAGATATGTATTAATGTTTCTAAGAGTCCAGGGGTCATGCCCAACTGGTGACCTGGATAGGCCATCGCTCTCCTTTTTGACCTGACCTAACATCCTTTATGGTTCCTGTAGGAATGCTTGTGATAATATCCTCATTACTTGGAATCAGATTCCACCACATTCTCTGGGGCCCAGTGagaagggaaaaattttttttttaaatgacaacagAAAACCCAGATCACGTCATCTTAACCTCACATGAACACAcaacagagacaaagcatgaagtTAGTTTGACAAAAATTTAGCTTTTTTATATGTTCAAACTTCATttcttaagctttttatttttattgatatataattgacataacattagtttcaggtgtacaacacagtaatTTGTATTTGGATATATTtcgaaatgattatcacaataagcTAACATACATCaccacacataattttttttcttatgagaacCTGTaagttctactttcttagcaactttcaaatatataacacaGTATTAGTCATCatactgtatattatatccccaggacttatttattctATGATTGAAAAGTCTGTATCTCTTGACtgccttcacccatttcaccaaTCCCTTCATCCCCTGCCTCTGGAaacttttcatttgttctttgtatctatgaggtatttctggtttttgtttgtttttagattccacatgtctTTGAGAATATatgatattggtctttctctatggacttatttcaaattctgtcaaggtccatccatgttgttacacatggcaaatttcctttttttcttgttgaatgaatatatatacctatatataaaaTACTCCTTTATATATAGTagataaacatacatatatattttcacattttctttatccattcatccactgataaCACTTAGGtagcttccatgtcttggctattgtcaacaatgctgcagtgaacatgaagGTAcaggtatcttttcaagttagtgttttgtttcctttggatagccaatagtggaattactaaatcatatagtagttctatttttaacttttttgagaaaacgccatagtgttttccatagtggatgcaccaatttcattcccaccaatagtgcacaaggagtcccttttgtccacatcctcaccaacacttgttagttcatgtatttttgataataaccattctaacaggtgtagggtgatatctcagtgtagctttgatttgcatttccctgatgatgagtgatactgagctCCTTTTCATgaacctgttggccatctgtatggcctttaaaaaaagtttaacatttattcatttttgaaagagggagaaagacagaacatgagcgggagagtcgcagagaaaaggagacagacacagaatccaaagcaggccccaggctccaagctgtcagcacagagctggaagcagggctctaaatcaagagccaggagaccatgacctgagccaaagccagacgcttaaccaactgacccacccaggtgctcctatgtttttatatatatatatatatatatatatatatatatatatatatatacacaaatatacatacatatatatagagagcgtgtgtgcacgtgcacctgcatgcacacgagcaggggaggggcagagagaatgggagagagaattcaaagcaggcaccacacagtcagcacagagccccaattCCACAAAcatagagatcatgacctgagcaaaatcaagagtcagacgcttaaccaactaagtcacccagatgtcccctggtaggtcttctttggaaaaatgtctattcggatcctcttcccattttttgaTTGGGTTGTTTTACTGCTTTTTAGTCGAAtgagttctttacatgttttggatattaactccttattaaatacatgatttgcaagtattttctcccattcagtagttgaTGACTTCAttctgttgatgatttcctttgctatgggaacttttagtttgatgtagtttcagttgtttatttttgcttttgttgcctttgcttttggtgtcagatccaaaaaagcactaccaagaccaatgtcaagacgcttattgcctatgttttcttctaggagttgtatggtttcaggtcttatgttcaaatctttaatcaattttaagttaatttttgtgtatgggtatgatagtggtccagcttcattcttttgcatgtggctgtacAGTTGTCCCAACATCATctaagagactgtcctttccccattgccTATTTGTGGCTTTACCGTCCTAAATTAATTGCctatatgtgtgagtttatttctgggctttctattctgttccattgacctatgtgtctgtttttatgccaatgccatactgttttaattactaagcttttgtaatatagtttgaaatcagaaagtgtgatgcttccaactttgttcttctttcttaagattgttttggttacttttgtggttccacacaaattttagggtaTTCTATTTCTACATAAAAATACTGTGAAATTTTTGTAGGAACTGagctgaatctgtagatttctttggatagtatgggcattttaacaatattaattcttggggcgtctggatggctcagtcagttaagcatccaacttctgctcaggtcatgatctcgcggcttatgggtttgagccctgcgtcaggctctgtgctgacagctcggagcctggagcctgcttcagattctgtgtctccctctctctctgcctgttctgcttctctcaaaaataaacattaaaaaaataaacaatatgaattcttccaacccataagcatgaagtatctttccatttctttgtgtcttcctcaatgtcTTCCATCAGCGTCTTACAGTTTTCAattacaggtctttcacctccttggttaaatttattcctaggtattttattctttttgaggcaattgtaaatggggctcttaatttttctgatagttcattattagtgtatagaaacacaactgattttgtatattgattttgcatcctgcaacttgaCTGAATTCACTTACTAGTTCTAAATTTTCTGTCGGAGtctttattacttattattaataatgtttaaactttacagccaacatggggcttgaactcacaaccctgagatcaagagtctcatgctctactgactgagccagccaggcaccctagtGGAGTCTTtatatgtcatctgcaagtagtgaggctttacttcttcctctctggatgccttttatttttcttgcccaatttctctggctaggatttccaatagtatgttgaataaaagtggttagAGTCggaatccttgtcttgttcctgatcttagaggaaaagcgtTCAGATTTTTATCACTGTGTATGATGTTATTAGCTGTGGGCTGAAACTACATTCCTGAGTAGAATTTTGTCATTTAGGGTGGGGTATTGATCAAAAGTCTcactaaaatgttttcataaagtgaaatttaaaaaaagcaatcttCCTCCACCAATGAAAATGCTTAAcaactttaaaataagttttcacCCTGCTTCTAGACATACAGctatcaaaatttttaaacttaaaaaaagattttaatgtttacttatttttgagagagagacagagtgtgagtgggggaagggaagagagagagagggaggcacagaatctgaaacaggctccaggctctgagctgcccgcacagagcctgacacggggctcgaactcaggaacagcaagatcatgacctaggccaaagttggatgcttaaccgactgagccatctaggcacccctgaGCTTCTTTATCAATCCCTTCATTATATATGTCTTATGGCTCTAGGTGATTACTTTGTAATGGGAAAATGAATCTTCCATTACCTTTCCCCATAAATATGCACAATCTACCGCCTTATGTCCTGTTATGAAAAAATCATTCTATTCCAGAGACTGCCGGGGAGAGAAGCTAAACAGTTTGACCTTGATCTTACCTCTGAAATAGATCCTGTATCTTTGAAACCTATGACATAACTGTAATTATAGACATTTCAAATTATCAGTTTTTGTTTAATCAGAGGGGGATGCAAAATTTGCCTTTGTAGGAGAACCTTTTagtgaggttttattttaaaggtcaaACTCAAGGCCTGTTCTTCATTAGAGTGGTTGAGACAAGACTGATTATACAGCTTGACTAAACTTATAAATGAATGGTCTTCAATGCAGGCAAAGTTACATTCTTATAGAATTCATTGTAATGTTGATCACTGAGAAGGAAGGATTTTGTGAGAGAAAAGTTGGAAGTTGGGGACTTGGGCTTTGTATAAAAGGGTGCAGGTAAAAGACTGAGGCATGAGAATGTCTGAAGgtacccccaaccccaccccggAGGGGTAGCCTCTGTGAAGTCTTGAAGCATTGATGTCAAGCATCCATTATCCCCTGATTTCTGAACTGTAATCCCTGCTATTTTCAGAAAGCTTAGACGAAATACTTTTACAAAATGAAACCATATCCTATATGCTCCTTTTATTTTGGACTCCCTCCCTTTAATAAGATGCGctcttaatttatttcacttatcatattCTCTTTTCACCCCCCTTGACTGACTGCAGTTCTCCCCACTTTATTCTTAGAAATCACTGCTAACCTGGTGTACAACTTTCCACATTCTTTTCCATAGTCATATAATTAGATATAAATGTTTTAGgggtaatctttttaaaatgacctCATGTTATCTACATTCCTTTGAATCTTGCTTTTATCTGCATAGTGGCAGGCTCACCAAGTCATTCTGTGCATTTCTAAACCACTCTTTGTCATGACTGCacagtattccatggtatattgCTAACAATATTCTATAGTTAACACAatcgtttaaaattttttttacatttatttatttttgagacagagagagacagagcgtgagcaggggaggggcagagagagagggagacatagaatcagaagcaggctccaggctccgagctgtcagtacagagcccaacacggggctcaagcccacgaactgtgaaatcatgacctgagccaaagttggacacttaattgactgagccacccaggtacccctcaaccATTTTTAATAGACAGACATGAATTTTGTACCCAGGGTTGTTGTTTTTAGCCACTATAAGTAATACTGCCAACAAAATCCATCCAGGATTTTCTTCTGGGTCCTATTCTTCACCTGTGCTGTCTTCccattattcctttctcttttccaccaCTCTTATTCGCAGAATTCTTCTCTCAGTAACAACTGACAGGCTAGTTCTGGAAACTTAGACCAAGTGAGAAGCACCTCCCAGTATCCTGCTTCAGGCAAGCCTGTTGCTTGAGTTAATTCAAACTTTGGCTGCTTGGATCCCACTTGGTTCAGAGAAACAGTAACTCCACAGCTAGAATTCATTGTTAGCAGTGGATGAGGCAGAGGAGATTTATGGGAACCTGCCCCTCTCCTATATGGCCTTGCAGAGGTAGCCTCAGAAGACAtctctcaatgaaaaaaaaaaatcaatgttttttcCCAGATATGACATTACAGGTTTAGGAATAGTCTGTTGGggctttggatcttctgccccAAGCCTACTGCCCCTTGAATTCACTAAAATGAATCTAAACTTCATATACAGAGATAGCACTTCCCATACCACTGTCCAACTCTAGGTCTAATTAGAGAGGTTGGCCAAAGCACTTGGGACTTTGAAGTCATAGAAATGTGGGTTTGAATCTCTACTCATCTTTCTTAGCTTTGAGTTTGGATAACATTTTTACCCTATGAACGTCAGGTTTTTTTCAACCATAAATTGAATACATCATACATACCTCGCAGGGTTACCATGAGGATTGCTAGTATGTAAAACTTTTAGACTACTGTTCAGAAcaaaatatgcaataaatatttgttcaggttaccattgttttcctttgttaCATCTCATATTAGCAAATTAGGCCATTGTAGGGTAAATCCTTCTCATCCCACATCCCCTCAATGTCTATAAGTTATAAACCCCAGAAATTCCTATTCAGGATATACCTCTGAAATGAGGACCCAGCTTATGCTTTACAAAGATTCACCTAAATTTAACTAGTTTAAAGTGTCTTCTTCTGTGTaatacttattttcttaaataaatatttcatgaaaaaaaaacttgtcaggAAGAAGAGGGAACTGGTAGAGTGGGCAGGATAAGAATCTTCAAAGAGGAAAGTGAGGAACTGTGTTAGCATCAGGCAATGTGGTTCTGCGTAGAGCTTGGtggtaaataaaatgtgctatCACCATACAATGGACCATTACttagtaataaaaaggaaagtaatagTGATACATACTATATAGTACAGGAGAACCTTGAaaaacattgtgctaaatgaaaaaagccagtcacagaaggtcacatattacatgatttcaTCTATATTTacatctagaataggcaaatccataaagaaaggaagaagctgaTGGAAGagaatgaggagtgactgctaCTGAGCACAGGTTTCTTTCtagagtgataaaaatgttctaaaatgagattatgatgatggctgcacaatctgtaaataagctttaaatgggtgaatatTATAGTAAATTAATTATACATCAGTaaagctatttaaattttttgtaaatgtttatttgagagtgagagagacagacagagcatgagcaggggaggggcagagagagagggagacaaagaatctgaagcaagcaagctccaagctctgagctgtcagcacagagcccgaagtggagctcgaacccatgaaccatgagatcatgacctgagccgaagttggacgcttaaattactgagccacccacgtgcccctaaagctatttttta contains the following coding sequences:
- the LOC123587321 gene encoding disintegrin and metalloproteinase domain-containing protein 1a-like; this encodes MPDSHVRVGVSGRAAANGHRPHTINRFTMAMPVAASVRHSASSLSSLQKYQVVTHEAGRALPTRAPQMKGSRWALVVPGPPCVRLGIMLVLALIFLPTLNCDLGSVYYSSYETVIPKSLTVKGREDPVEKASYMLLMQGQKWMIHLKAKRDCFVKDFPVFSYHGGVLGQEMPFISHDCHYEGYIEGVPGSFVSLNTCSGLRGILIKEGKPYGIKPKDTSKRSEHVLYTMAHQARVSCGVTSEGSQVAPASRQQGSRKPHSPQAPSSFWSHPKYVEMFVVVNNQRFQMWGSDVSETVQRVMDITALANSFTRGINTEVVLAGMEIWTEGDLIEVPADLQVTLGNFNSWRQEKLSRRVKHDVAHMIVGHHPEGDEGQAFLSGACSSGFAAAVESFHHEDVLLFAALMAHELGHNLGIRHDHSACACRDKRLCLMRENITKEGGFSNCSSDYFYQFLREHKGGCLFNKPRPQHRLRRNAECGNGVLEDNEECDCGPDCGDHRCCDQTCRLKENAKCSGPCCNETCGFAEKGFICRPALGECDLPEYCDGTTAICPHDTYKQDGTTCERVHYCVQGVCRTPDIQCLHVFGYPARSAPEDCYISMNTKGDRFGNCGFPTSPRSEYIKCEDENIYCGKIICTNIKHVPEIKPNQTMIQVPHKDDFCWSMDVYDITDIPDNGYVHIGTLCAPEKICMNRSCTDHAVLNYDCEPKEMCNGRGVCNNLKHCHCEAGYAPPNCKTAGNGGSVDSGSPSAPHPGETQNTTTVHKDKENFSDYLLILLLILLGTVLIIVCVIILCKCTKEAHPEPTEKGPEKAVVKPPEPEIPAAEEAAEEPPSEEKEKEKEKEKEKEKEEEEEEEEKEEEEEEEEEEEESET